From Anticarsia gemmatalis isolate Benzon Research Colony breed Stoneville strain chromosome 3, ilAntGemm2 primary, whole genome shotgun sequence, one genomic window encodes:
- the Nedd8 gene encoding nedd8 ubiquitin like modifier — protein sequence MLIKVKTLTGKEIEIDIEPTDKVERIKERVEEKEGIPPQQQRLIFSGKQMNDEKTAQDYKVQGGSVLHLVLALRGGR from the exons ATGTTGATTAAAGTAAAG ACGCTTACAGGAAAGGAGATTGAGATCGACATAGAACCTACAGATAAAGTGGAAAGAATCAAAGAAAGAGTTGAAGAGAAAGAAGGCATTCCACCTCAACAACAGCGTCTTATATTTTCGGGAAAGCAAAT GAACGACGAGAAAACGGCACAGGACTACAAAGTTCAGGGTGGGTCAGTACTTCACTTGGTGCTGGCGCTGCGAGGAGGACGTTGA
- the Tango6 gene encoding transport and golgi organization 6 — translation MSQINMIFNRIENLTDTEGQCVFISVLKDVIVNENQLMAKETFESLKSFLQKIFDAIDELAAKIKNDDTILISVKNQKLLRSCFQMIVSLGVSPSLIPGLGINLTKRSQIASKLPRLTLSDEQKYEMLINCTDFFTRSYSVPVLKNIIISLHLSDYLASLIQLSFAPFKKPGTYNNFVMTQEMYDKLTLDRQKYIEVYNHLTSNCFQPILMKELLVLQSGNEPVPPMFVKRIVSKELSQRLLTPGGLLSLIRCFIESYDIDTGFEWRKIDMICRIVSAKHGTSSESDYLTNICSQLKQILCLNNTHYLTTAVACILSLNDKYSQAEPVQSLVKEIFKAFDYDYLVTNYNLPGTIVLSPQEVEHKVNILHACVCYTKLDWPVTLLTPNLFMIFLIGSKSTKNEELKIKLKDIVIKTLEKLSKEDLCEILKTFLFGKNVSNSTDILVEEYDAGIALKCVTSTEQYSKDQALLFFMDLFKAVTDEQVIVNIFELSLKILTELSSKRQMKYNKDLLVNEDDAELIDDIDQQYAIVLHLLSQISTSPKIISSLKKNPLIVSDFIEYFILKDNSGSNGECTSIALVLLNTILSNSDKSIDFERKFINLVPVLRRMCDSDSNLNSILCQEALSLISSGNSQKKDTPCERAITDVFDDLLPVRAHGVIQLTKLIDEGDPETISKKHYIFCIFQEQLKHPDSYLYLAAVNGLASLCLHCTEDVLHVLCKEFLEASSQKTDIETKESQNRTAELKMKIGDVVVKVTRKLGEMASVHKATLLNTMLCACRDEDPLIRTSALSNLAEIALVLHYKMGTIIYEVLLCIWSIIETDKAVECRRAAVMVITSLIKGLGKETLLELKENLLPIYRTLKNLYRDNNEDSVVRLHAQLALEELNDVVNQFLFPDLKMEKQIFVLDKPQDVFK, via the exons ATGTCACAAATTAATATGATCTTTAATCGGATTGAAAATCTCACGGACACAG AGGGCCAGTGTGTATTTATTTCCGTTCTCAAAGATGTAATCGTTAATGAAAACCAATTGATGGCGAAAGAAACATTTGAGTCGTTAAAAtcttttcttcaaaaaatatttgatgctATTGATGAACTAGCTGCGAAAATAAAGAATGATGACACCATACTCATCAGTGTGAAGAATCAGAAGCTACTTCGATCGTGTTTCCAGATGATAGTTTCACTAGGAGTGTCACCCAGCTTGATACCTGGGCTTGGAATAAACTTGACTAAAAGATCACAGATTGCATCCAAACTTCCTCGTCTCACTTTGAGTGatgaacaaaaatatgaaatgctTATAAACTGTACAGACTTCTTCACAAGAAGCTACAGTGTGCCTGttcttaaaaacataataataagtttacatTTATCAGATTATTTGGCATCCTTGATACAATTGTCATTTGCACCATTTAAAAAACCAGGAACATATAACAACTTTGTTATGACCCAAGAAATGTATGACAAGCTGACTTTAGACAGGCAGAAATATATTGAGGTTTACAATCATCTCACAAGCAATTGTTTTCAACCAATACTTATGAAGGAGTTGTTGGTACTGCAAAGTGGAAACGAGCCTGTACCACCAATGTTTGTCAAGAGAATTGTCTCAAAGGAGCTCAGTCAGAGACTGCTGACTCCAGGAGGTTTGCTGAGCTTAATCAGATGTTTCATAGAAAGCTATGACATAGACACTGGATTTGAATGGAGAAAGATTGATATGATCTGTAGAATAGTCTCTGCTAAACATGGCACCTCTTCAGAGAGTGATTACTTGACTAACATCTGCTCACAATTAAAACAGATATTGTGTTTAAACAACACACATTATTTAACAACTGCCGTGGCTTGCATCTTGAGTTTAAATGACAAATATTCTCAGGCAGAACCTGTGCAGTCATTAGTCAAAGAAATATTCAAAGCTTTTGATTATGATTACCTTGTCACTAATTATAACTTACCAGGGACTATAGTATTGTCTCCACAGGAGGTGGAACATAAAGTTAATATTCTCCATGCTTGTGTGTGTTATACAAAGTTGGACTGGCCGGTCACTTTGTTAACACCCAATTTGTTTATGATCTTTTTAATAGGCAGTAAAAGTACAAAGAATGAGGAATTAAAGATCAAACTGAAagacattgttataaaaactttaGAGAAACTTAGTAAAGAAGATTTATGTGagatattgaaaacatttttgtttggtaaGAATGTTTCAAACTCAACAGATATTCTTGTTGAAGAGTATGATGCTGGTATAGCTCTAAAATGTGTTACAAGTACAGAACAATACTCTAAAGATCAAGCATTGCTCTTCTTCATGGATTTATTTAAAGCAGTGACAGATGAACAAGTAATTGTAAACATATTTGAGTTATCTTTGAAGATACTTACTGAACTGAGTAGCAAAAGACAAATGAAATATAACAAGGACCTACTTGTGAATGAAGATGATGCAGAATTGATTGATGATATTGACCAACAGTATGCAATAGTTCTACATTTATTATCACAGATATCTACATCacctaaaataatatcttctttaaagaaaaatccATTAATTGTGTCAGAtttcatagaatattttattttgaaagataaTTCTGGATCAAATGGGGAATGTACCagcattgctcttgtgttgctaAATACCATTTTGTCTAATTCAGATAAGTCAATAGACTTTGAGAGAAAGTTTATTAATTTGGTGCCAGTGTTAAGAAGGATGTGTGATAGTGATTCAAACTTGAATAGTATTCTATGTCAGGAAGCTTTGTCTTTGATAAGTTCAGGCAATTCTCAGAAGAAAGACACACCTTGTGAGAGAGCTATAACTGATGTGTTTGATGACCTGTTGCCTGTGAGAGCACATGGAGTCATACAACTAACTAAACTAATAGATGAAGGAGATCCAGAAACTATTTCGAAGAAGCATTATATATTTTGCATATTCCAG gAACAACTAAAACATCCAGACTCTTACTTGTATCTAGCTGCTGTAAATGGTCTGGCCTCATTATGTCTGCATTGTACAGAAGATGTACTGCATGTTTTATGTAAAGAGTTCCTAGAAGCGTCCTCGCAGAAGACAGACATCGAGACTAAAGAAAGTCAGAACAGAACAGCAGAATTGAAGATGAAAATTGGAGACGTTGTTGTTAAAGTTACTAGGAAACTAG GAGAAATGGCAAGTGTTCATAAGGCAACTCTTCTCAACACGATGCTCTGTGCATGTCGAGACGAAGACCCTCTCATAAGAACATCAGCTTTATCTAACTTGGCGGAGATCGCGCTAGTGCTGCATTATAAAATGGGAACTATCATCTATGAG GTGTTACTTTGCATTTGGAGTATAATAGAAACGGACAAAGCGGTGGAATGCCGAAGAGCAGCGGTCATGGTGATAACAAGTTTAATCAAAGGTTTGGGCAAAGAAACCTTGCTCGAACTAAAGGAGAATTTACTACCTATATACAGAACGTTAAAGAACCTCTACAGAGATAATAATGAGGACTCGGTTGTTAGGCTTCACGCACAACTAGCGCTAGAAGAACTAAACGATGTTGTCAACCAGTTTCTATTTCCAGACTTGAAGatggaaaaacaaatatttgtactggACAAACCTCAAGATGTATTCAAATAA
- the LOC142987543 gene encoding uncharacterized protein LOC142987543 — protein MMVYHIHFCLIGLIFFQISSVAPIAEVDANEEVLHLIGEPDFRDVRLRWEYGKPDEDDRPKLLAFQVHYCELQAWGQYRCRTKVIDTLEEDKASRLSSTTEASTTTSQPTATRRGRMYSTRIIGLRMATTYSFEVRPVRRDARDLADPQSIGSKIIIVPTKGFSARATQCLPHASEVEVSTGPYFGGRIAVEAADGGPERCSIQGNPNSAQDAYILRIHHDECGSEVNDTTVATYVIVQENLPILTHSTRRFLVLCTYKPETLTVRAGINLPKSNPGDVLQQSKPSSGSVEPYENQDMDYNELQPARLEARKEETQQSVYGEVSLVMFLVVAAFGGIALLIWKVVPQAERDNISIATVSSLARSGIFSRRNRDKFSDQSSVYSITLSEKDVTVKKPDEGDNTSEA, from the exons AAGTCTTGCATCTTATTGGAGAGCCAGATTTCCGTGATGTCAGACTCCGATGGGAGTACGGCAAGCCTGATGAAGACGATCGTCCGAAGCTGTTAGCTTTTCAAGTGCATTACTGCGAGCTACAAGCGTGGGGACAGTACCGCTGCAGGACTAAG GTAATAGACACGTTAGAAGAAGATAAAGCGAGTAGATTATCAAGTACAACTGAGGCTTCGACGACTACTAGCCAACCCACAGCGACCCGGCGAGGGCGCATGTACAGCACAAGGATCATTGGCCTGCGTATGGCCACCACTTACTCGTTCGAAGTACGTCCTGTGCGACGAGATGCTCGAGACCTGGCTGACCCGCAATCTATTGGCTCCAAAATTATCATAGTTCCTACAAAAGGAT TTTCGGCACGCGCGACTCAGTGTCTGCCACATGCAAGTGAAGTAGAAGTTTCGACGGGTCCTTACTTCGGAGGACGTATTGCGGTAGAAGCAGCTGACGGTGGACCTGAACGTTGCTCGATTCAGGGCAATCCCAATAGCGCCCAAGATGCGTACATATTAAGAATACACCATGATGAATGCGGCTCAGAAGTAAATGACACCACAGTCGCTACATACGTTATCGTCCAAGAAAATCTACCCATACTGACACATAGTACTCGCCG TTTCCTAGTATTGTGTACTTACAAGCCAGAGACACTAACAGTGAGAGCCGGCATTAATTTACCGAAATCTAATCCTGGCGACGTGCTGCAGCAAAGCAAACCTTCGAGTGGATCTGTTGAACCATACGAGAACCAAGATATGGACTACAATGAACTACAGCCTGCAAGATTAGAAGCTAGGAAAGAAGAGACACAACAAA GTGTTTACGGTGAAGTCTCACTGGTGATGTTTTTGGTGGTTGCGGCGTTTGGCGGTATTGCTCTATTGATATGGAAGGTGGTGCCACAAGCTGAAAGAGACAACATATCCATCGCGACGGTCTCGTCCTTGGCGCGCAGTGGCATATTCAGCAGACGGAACAGAGACAAGTTCTCCGACCAAAGTTCAGTGTATTCTATTACGTTATCAGAAAAAGATGTAACTGTTAAAAAACCCGACGAGGGCGACAACACGTCCGAAGCGTGA